The Flavobacterium sp. CBA20B-1 genome includes the window ATTCCTTTGTTTTCTCAAGAAGATGAAGAGGCAATGAACAAAGAAGAAATCCCCGCAGAGCTTAGTATTCTACCATTGCGAAACATGGTTTTGTTTCCAGGGGTAGTAATTCCGATAACTGCTGGTCGCGATAAATCAATAAAACTTATTAATGATGCGTTGGCGGGCGACCGAACAATTGGTGTGGTGGCTCAGTTAAACGAATCGGTTGAAGTTCCAACCGGAAACGAAATTTATCGTTTTGGAACGGTTGCAAAAATTTTAAAAACCTTAAAATTGCCCGATGGAAACATCACAGTGATTTTGCAGGGTAAAAAGAATTTTGCTATTGATACAGTTTTGCAAGAGAATCCTTACATTAAAGCCAGCACGAAAGATGTTTTGGAAATAAAGCCCGAAACAAACGATATAGAATTTCATGCGATTATTGAATCTATAAAAGAAACTGCCCAAGAAATCATCCGCGAAAACCCAAGTATTCCATCTGAAGCTGCTTTTGCTATTAAAAATATTGAAAGCAATTCGTTTTTGGTGAATTTTGTGGCATCTAATCTAAACCTTGATGTGGCCGATAAACAAGCGCTTTTAGAAAACAACAACCTAAAAGAACGTGCTTTGGAAACGCTGCGACGCATGAATCTGGAGTTGCAAAAACTAAATTTGAAAAATGATATTCAAACCAAAGTTCGCGTAGATTTAGATCAACAGCAAAAGGAGTATTTCTTAAATCAGCAAATAAAAACCATTCAAGAAGAGTTAGGTGGCGTTTCACACGAGCAGGAACTCGAAGAAATGCGTGCAAAAGCAAAGGCAAAAAAATGGGATGCTAAAATTCAAGAACATTTTGATAAGGAGTTGAGTAAAATGCAACGCATGAATCCGCAGGTTGCCGAGTTTTCTATCCAAAGAAATTATTTGGAACTTTTGCTGGAACTGCCTTGGAATGAATATACAAAAGACAAATTTGACCTTAAAAATGCCAAGAAAATTTTAGATAAAGACCACTACGGTTTAGAAGATGTAAAACGTCGCGTGCTAGAACACATGGCTGTTTTAAAGCTTCGAAACGATATGAAATCGCCAATTTTGTGTTTATACGGACCGCCTGGTGTGGGTAAAACATCAATAGGTAAATCAATCGCAACAGCTTTAGGGCGTGAATATGTTCGTATTTCGCTAGGTGGTCTTCGAGATGAAGCCGAAATTCGAGGCCATCGAAAAACCTATATTGGTGCCATGCCCGGACGCATTATTCAATCTATCAAAAAAGCAAAAACATCAAATCCGGTGTTTGTTTTAGATGAAATTGATAAACTTTCAAGCAGTCATCAAGGCGATCCTTCGAGTGCGATGCTAGAAGTTTTAGATCCAGAACAAAACAAAGAATTTTATGACAACTTTTTAGAATTGGGGTTTGATTTGTCGAAAGTCATGTTTATAGCAACATCAAACAGTTTAAATACTATTCAGCCAGCTTTATTGGATCGAATGGAAATAATCGAAATGAATGGTTATACCATAGAAGAAAAAATTGAAATTTTAAAGCAACATTTACTTCCAAAACAATTAAAAGAACATGGTTTAGAATCAAAATCGGTAACTATTCCTAAAAAAGTAATGGAATTTATCGTAACTAAATACACCCGCGAGTCAGGAGTTCGTAAATTAGATAAACAAGTGGCAAATATTGCACGATTTATAGCAAAATCGATTGTTTTAGAAGAAGCTTACAATGAAAAATTGACTGAAGAAGATATAGTTACCATTTTAGGAGCTCCGAAATTTGATTACGATAAATACGAAACAAACGATGTTGCCGGTGTGGTAACTGGTTTGGCGTGGACCCGCGTTGGAGGAGATATTCTGTTTATTGAATCGATACTTTCTGAAGGAAAAGGAACACTCACCATGACTGGAAACTTGGGTAATGTAATGAAAGAATCGGCAACGATTGCGCTAGAATACATCAAATCGAACAGCAATTTGTTTGGAATTGATGTAAAAATATTTGATAAATACAAAATTCACGTACACGTTCCAGAAGGTGCCACTCCAAAAGATGGCCCCTCGGCTGGTATTGCCATGCTAACATCAATGGTTTCGAGTTTCACACAACGAAAAATAAAGAAAAATATAGCAATGACCGGTGAAATTACTTTGCGCGGAAAAGTACTTCCAGTGGGTGGTATCAAAGAAAAGATACTGGCAGCAAAACGTGCAAGCATCAAAGAAATTATTTTGTGCAAAGAAAATAAACGCGATATCGACCAGATAAAACCCGAATATTTAACAGGTTTAACGTTCCATTACGTGGATAAAATGACCGAGGTGATTGATATTGCTTTAACCAACCAACAAGTTAAAAATGCAAAAGAACTTACGGTAAAAGAGGCTTAAAAGTATTATTATTTATTAAAGTCGGTATAGAAATATGCCGACTTTTTTATTTTAGCGAAAATTATTTTAAAGAGTCTCAATTTACCCCATCTATGAAGCTTATATTTAATACTCCCTAGAATTTCTCTTTGCTTCTTTTAGAGTGGGCCATTCTGAATTTGCGGGTAAAATTCTTTTTTCGTTTGAAATTTCGTTTGGATCATTTGCAGCTTCTAAAGTTAATATGGTTGTAGTAATAACATTTTTCATCATTTCTTCAAAAACAATTTTATCGTAGGTGTCGCGGTTGGTGTGCCAAGTGTATTGTCCGTAATCCCAATTTTGTGTACCTAGATTAAATGCTGGAATACCTGCTGCCACAAACGATGCGTTATCTGTTCCACCAGTTTGGGGCATTCCCGGAAAATCGGTTTTAATATATTTTCTGTTTTCTTCGGGTACATTTTGCAACCAAGTTCCCAGATAATTATAAGCTTGTGTAAATCCTTGACCACCGATATAGGTTATTCTGCCCGTGCCACTGTCTTGGTTAAAAAGTACTTTTATTTTTTGCACTTCGCTTGGGTGGTCCATCACATAGGCGCGCGATCCATTTAAACCTTGTTCTTCGCTTCCCCAATGCCCAATTACAATGGTTCGGTCGTTATTCGGAGCATATTTTTTAATTAAACGTGCCACTTCCATCATTAAAATAGTACCGGTACCGTTATCGGTTGCACCTTGAGCTCCGTCCCAAGAATCTAAATGTGCCGATAGCATTACATATTCATTTGGTTTCGTTTTTCCGGGAATAGTAGCAATGGTGTTGTATGTTTTTGCTGTTCCTATTTTTTTTGATTGGGTGTTGATTTTTAATATCGGACTTTTCTCATTCACAGCCAAACGATGCAACAAACCATAATCTTCTAAGCTAACATCTACCATTGGCGTGTGTTTAGAAAAACTATAAAATATTCGATTGCTTCCCATAGTGCCCGTGAAATAGGATTGCACAAAACCAACTGCTCCTTTTGTTTCTAAATATTCTACAATTTCCCGAATCGATTTTTCGGTTGCTTTTAAGCTATTGTTCCAAAGTGAATTTTTATATTCTTTTTCTTTTTTGTATGATGCAAAATCGTCTTCAGTGGCATGTTCTTTCCACTGATTTTCAGGTCTGCCAGATTTTTGGTAGGGAGCAATTAAAACGATTTTTCCTTTAACCGAATGTGCCCATTTTTCAAAATCTAGTTTCGATGGAAAGATGGGCATTGCAACTACTTCAGCTTCCACCGGTTTTTTGGTAGTGGCGTTCCATGCTAGTTGAATTCCTTCGATTGATTTTACTCTTGGAGCAGTCATTGTAATTTCGGTTGTGCCACGTTGCCATGATTTCCATTCCCCATACGGCACATTTTCTGCTTCAATATTCCATTTTTTGTAGGTGTTGACCACCCAATTGTGTGCTTGTTCCATTTCAGGAGATCCCACTAAACGCGGCCCAATTACATCTAACAATTCAAAGGCTAGTTGTTCTAACTGATGATTTTCTGCTACCTCATTGCTGATCTCCTTATAGATGGATTGTTTGTTTTGTTGAAAAGTGGTTTGGGCTGAAATTGATAGACTTATTACAGCAAAACAAACTGAAAAATACGTTTTTAAATAA containing:
- a CDS encoding M28 family peptidase, yielding MSKYYLKTYFSVCFAVISLSISAQTTFQQNKQSIYKEISNEVAENHQLEQLAFELLDVIGPRLVGSPEMEQAHNWVVNTYKKWNIEAENVPYGEWKSWQRGTTEITMTAPRVKSIEGIQLAWNATTKKPVEAEVVAMPIFPSKLDFEKWAHSVKGKIVLIAPYQKSGRPENQWKEHATEDDFASYKKEKEYKNSLWNNSLKATEKSIREIVEYLETKGAVGFVQSYFTGTMGSNRIFYSFSKHTPMVDVSLEDYGLLHRLAVNEKSPILKINTQSKKIGTAKTYNTIATIPGKTKPNEYVMLSAHLDSWDGAQGATDNGTGTILMMEVARLIKKYAPNNDRTIVIGHWGSEEQGLNGSRAYVMDHPSEVQKIKVLFNQDSGTGRITYIGGQGFTQAYNYLGTWLQNVPEENRKYIKTDFPGMPQTGGTDNASFVAAGIPAFNLGTQNWDYGQYTWHTNRDTYDKIVFEEMMKNVITTTILTLEAANDPNEISNEKRILPANSEWPTLKEAKRNSREY
- the lon gene encoding endopeptidase La — protein: MAQEKIISLDNLSLQDLDSNAEFIPLFSQEDEEAMNKEEIPAELSILPLRNMVLFPGVVIPITAGRDKSIKLINDALAGDRTIGVVAQLNESVEVPTGNEIYRFGTVAKILKTLKLPDGNITVILQGKKNFAIDTVLQENPYIKASTKDVLEIKPETNDIEFHAIIESIKETAQEIIRENPSIPSEAAFAIKNIESNSFLVNFVASNLNLDVADKQALLENNNLKERALETLRRMNLELQKLNLKNDIQTKVRVDLDQQQKEYFLNQQIKTIQEELGGVSHEQELEEMRAKAKAKKWDAKIQEHFDKELSKMQRMNPQVAEFSIQRNYLELLLELPWNEYTKDKFDLKNAKKILDKDHYGLEDVKRRVLEHMAVLKLRNDMKSPILCLYGPPGVGKTSIGKSIATALGREYVRISLGGLRDEAEIRGHRKTYIGAMPGRIIQSIKKAKTSNPVFVLDEIDKLSSSHQGDPSSAMLEVLDPEQNKEFYDNFLELGFDLSKVMFIATSNSLNTIQPALLDRMEIIEMNGYTIEEKIEILKQHLLPKQLKEHGLESKSVTIPKKVMEFIVTKYTRESGVRKLDKQVANIARFIAKSIVLEEAYNEKLTEEDIVTILGAPKFDYDKYETNDVAGVVTGLAWTRVGGDILFIESILSEGKGTLTMTGNLGNVMKESATIALEYIKSNSNLFGIDVKIFDKYKIHVHVPEGATPKDGPSAGIAMLTSMVSSFTQRKIKKNIAMTGEITLRGKVLPVGGIKEKILAAKRASIKEIILCKENKRDIDQIKPEYLTGLTFHYVDKMTEVIDIALTNQQVKNAKELTVKEA